In bacterium, the genomic stretch TAACGGAAAAGATAAAGAAGAGCAGAGAGTTTTCGCGATCTTTATTTGTTGTAAGAGATATAAAGGCAGGAGAAGTATTCACGGAAAAAAATATTCGTTCAATAAGGCCCGGTTACGGACTTCATCCGAAGTATTTGAAAGATATTATAGGAAGAAAAGCTAAAAAAGATATAAAAAAAGGGACTCCGTTAAGTTATAAATTAATAATTCAAAAGTAAAAGTAATGAAAAAACAACTTTCCAAAAATGTTATAGTTAATACAATATCCGTTATATGGCGAATGCTTATAGGATTTGTGATAATGCCGTTAATGGTAAAGAACTTGCACCAGGATGGATATGGAGTATGGGTACTGGTAGTATCTTTCACAATATTCGGTTACTTAAATATCGTTGAATTTGGCATTGGTACATCAGTTATAAAATTTGTTGCTGAACATATTGCGCTTAAAAGAACAGATAAAATTAATCAAACAATCAGTGCCGCATTAATTTTTTATTTTGGGCTTGGTATTCTATCCGCAATAGGATTATTAATTTTTAAGGATATTGCTTTCTTTAAACTATTTAAAATACCTAAAGAATTTATAAGACCCACAAATATACTTTTGTATATGATGGCATTAAAAGCAATAATAGATTTCCCGACACAAGCTATATCATCTGCTTTAGAAGGGTTTCAAAGATATGATATATGGCGTTCTTTAGAAATTCTCAGGGATACTTTACAAGCAATTGCAACGGTAATCCTATTATTTTCAGGAAAGGGATTGGTTGAATTAGGTATGCTACTTCTAGGAATAAGCATTTTCAATCTTATTAGTTGTATAATAACAGTGAAACATTTGTTTCCTCCATGGAGACTGATAATAAAAGTCCCTTATGAAATAATCCGTAATATGGCAATATTTAGCAGCAAAATATTTGCTATTCGCATAAATGCTATTGTTTATAATGGAATGGATAAAGTCATTATCAGCACTATTATAGGAGTTGGAGCATTAACAAATTATGCTATTGCTCAACGCATTCAATCGTTGGGAAATACGGCAATGTCATTAGTAAGTCTGGTCCTGGTCCCCACGGCATCAATGTTATTTGCCCTAAAAGACATACCTAAACTTCAACAAACCTTTATAAGAGCAACAAAATATACTATGGCTCTTTGTGTTCCACTAACTTTAGCTCTTATGATTTTAGCCAAACCACTGATTTATTACTGGATAGGGCAGGAATACGTATATATATATAGAATGGCTCGATTATTTCTTTCATATCTTTTGGTCTACTCTATAGTGCCGGTTGCATATAATATGCTTATAGGTATCGGGAAAATAGGTGCCCTATTACGAATTCAAATAATTTCTACGCTTATTAATTTATTAATTAGTATATTTATTACATATAAAATTGGGATAACCGGAGTAATATGGGGCACTATTATTGGCACATCTTTTGCAATCATCCCTTATTTATCTATTGCCTTAAAAACATTCAAATTAAAATGGACTCTTTTTCTGCAAGGCACTACATTAAAAGTTTATCCTGCTTCTTTTTTATCGGCAGGATTGTTATTGATTTTTTCAAAGATTGCGCCTCCTCATTCTATAATAGAAGTTGGAATGTATTTTGCAGGGTTTGAAATTATATTTTTTTCTATATTTATAATTTTAGGATTAGATAAAATAGAGCGAAATTTCGTAATAGATAATGTTCGTTTACAAATTAGCTCTATTAAACACTCACTAAAAAAATAAAAAGAGTTTAGAAGTGATGCCTGAAAATTAAGCTATGAAAGTCTTATTTATTGAGCATTATTTTGAGCAAGACATGGAAGCGCTAATGTTTGAACGCAATGTAATCCATGAATTCAGATATGTCTCTGCAAATTATTTTGCATTAAAAGCGAGAAAAATTTTCCCCGATATTGTGTTTAATGGGTTGGAAGAATATTGTAAGCCAAAATATAGATTAGCACGATATAAATGGCGCCAGAAAGCTTTTAAACTTTTCAGGGAACTTTACAAGATTTATCCTTTTGACATTGTAATTGCACCTTCCGATAGTTTTTTCTATATTAGAGATCTTATAACTGCAAGTAAAAAATGGAGAATTCCGTTTATTGTAGCACAAAAGGAAACAACCATTGCCCCCGGAACAATGAGAACCCATTCAAAAGAAGTCGGAATGTTTTGTCCATTTATTTCGGATTATATGACAGTTTGCAGTGAAAGACATAAAGAGTTTTGGCTTAAATCCGGTGCATCTGATGATAAAATTGAAGTTACAGGGCAACCAAGATTTGATTTCTATAAAAACCAAAAAAAATGGTTATTACTGGATCAATTAGGTATCTCTTTGAATCCTAAATTAAAAACGATTCTCTTTTTTACTTATGAGTTAGATGCTTATTCCCCGGATGGACAAAAAATATGGGAAGATTTAAGAACGGATACAGAAAAAATACTTGCTGATCTTGCAAAAAATAACCTTTTTAATATAATTATCAAACCACATCCTCAGCACAACCTTGAAGACATAGAATTCTTTTCCTCAAGATTGCAATCTTTATGTGGTTCTGTATGGAAGAAATCCATATTTGTAGCTGACCGTAAAATGGATGCCCGACAATTAATAGTTAACAGTGATATTGTTATAGCCTTCCAAAGCACAGCCCTCTTAGAATCTTTGATATCCGGGAAAAGAGTCCTTTATACATATTGGGGACAAGGACAAAAAATAGAAAAAGTTAAAAAATTTATCCTTCCTTTTTATGATTATTCTAAAATAATGGAATGCGTAAATTCCCCCAGTGAACTTAAACAGGCACTCTTACAAGACAGCCATCTCCAAATGAACAAAGAAATATTAAAAAAACGAATGGATGCTTTTAAGGAATATTTAGGTCCATTAGATGGAAAATCAAGTGAACGGACATGGCAAGCAATCGAAAAAGTTACGGATTCTTATTACTCTCTTAATAGAGACTGGGAACAATTTCATAATTCTTTTAGATACGGTTATCGCGCTTATTGTATTCGAGAAATGTTTATTGCGAGCATAGCAAAATCACTCTGGTTATTTGTGTTAAGTATTTCAAAAAAGATATTTAAATCAAATATAAATCATATAATTACTCGTGCGGAAAGGCAGGGAAAACGAATTATGGAATGTAAAAATGCTATTGGCAATCCATCAAAACAATCCGAAGAACTTGTTGGACATATAGATGAAGAGATTACGACATTTATAAAAAATAAGTTTCGTTTATCACAAAAGCTTAGTTAGAAATTATAATTGTATGTTATATAAAAAAAATAAATAGGAAAAACGACAAATGAGCTACTCTATAAAATCAAGAAGAAACAACGGTCCTGTTTTCAAAAACTATTTACGTATGAGCTTTTTATTTGTTAAATGGAACTTACGACATCGGATTCCTTTTTTAAATACTACCCTTATGAAACAAATACGTCAAATTACTCAAGAAATAAGCAGTAAAACAAAGAGTCATTCTATGAGAAACAAACAGAAAAATATATTATTTTTTACCATGCGCCAGGATCCACCACATTTAGCATGGAATAGTGTCTTAGCTATGGCTTTAATGATAAGAGGGCATTCAGTTAAAAATGTTGCATGTGATGGATTTATCAGAAAAGCATGCAATAGTGGGCAATATCCTGATATGAAAAGAAATAACTGTTCTTTATGTAAACTATATGCAAAACAGCTTTATAAAATATCCCCCATTTTTACAAATTGGTTAAGTGATTTTGCTATAACTGAAATTTGGGAAAAAGCAGAAACAATAATTAAAAATATTAACAGTAACGATTATGAAAGTTTTTGTTATAAAAATCTACCTATTGGTAGACTAGCAGAAAGCTCGACAGTGCATTTCCTTCGTGAAGGAGTAATCGGATTAGATAATGAATCTCGCCATGTATATCACGACTTTATTTGTGGTGGTATAGCTATGGTAGACATATGTGAAAAAATTCTTAATCACTACAACCCCGATATTGTTATTATGCTTAACGGATGGTTTATTACAGAACGGGTTATGTTAGAAATGACTCGTCAAAAAAACATAAAAGTAATGACTTATGAAAATGGATTTCGTAGTAATACATTATATTTTTGCGAAAATGAACCAATAAAATATGAAATAGATGCTATCTGGAAGCATTATTGTACAACTCCTTTAGAGCCAGAGCAAAATAACACTTTAGACCATTATTTGAACACAAGAGAATCGGGAGACTTAGGTTGGGCAGTATATAAATTAATCCCCCAGGATGCAAAACTATTAAAAACTTCCCTTGGACTGGAACAAGGGAAAAAAACAGTAGTTGCATTTGCAAGTATTGCATGGGACTCAACATTGTGGAAACTTGATATAGGTTTTTCTGATATGATAGATTGGCTAAAAAAAACTATGGAATATTTTATTAAAAACCCCCAATCCCAACTCTTAATTAGGCTTCACCCGGGCGAAGTAGTAAGCAAAGTAGCTTCTCGTGATTCGGTTGGCGATAAATTAAGAGCTTCTTTTCAACACTTGCCATCTAATATAAAAATTATAGAACCTACCAGTAATATAAATTCCTACACCTTAATGGGTATAGCAGATATCGGTTTAGTTTATACCTCAACTACCGGACTTGAAATGGCAATTAAAGGAAAACCTGTTATTGTTGCAGGGAATCCTCACTATAGAAATAAAGGTTTTACTTATGATCCGGAATCCCTTAAAAAATATATTGAATTTTTGGATTCTCTCTTGAAAAATGTTGAATCCGAAACTCTAATAAAAGAGCGTATTGAATTGGCACGCCGTTATGCCTATAGACTTTTTTTCAATGGCTCTATACCTTTTAGTTTTGTAGAAGAAAAGGAAATGGGTAATATTGATAATCAAGTTAAACTAAAGCTTACATCTGCAGATGAATTATCTCCAGGCAAAGACAAATGGTTAGACAATATTTGTGATACTATCATAAGTGGTTATAAATTTAAAGAAAATAATTAACTAAAATTTTGTCAAGGAGCAGGATGCTATTTTTAAATAATATGTTTCAACATTTAATAAAATGCAGTAAAGGATTTTTATTTATGTTTTACACTACAGTGTTCACTTTGATTACACACACACGGGTAAGTTTTTCCTCGAGTTTATATATTGGAGCACATGCGCGTTTGATTTTAGCACGTGGAGCACGTATATTGAGATACGCATTTATAGACGTAAGAAGAAGGGCAACGCTTCACATTGGAAAAGGAAGCCTTATTGGAAGAGGGTGTGAAATAATTGTTGATGAAACAGCAAGCTGTTATATTGGCGATAACGTATCGATTGGCAGTTTTTCAAATATTCGTTGCAATAAAAAAATTGAAATCGGGAGCGGAACATTAATTGCGCAATTTGTATCTATTATAGGAGGACAATATAAATACAAGAAAAAAGATATTCCCATTGTAAAACAAGGGTTTACGACTTGGGACGTCATAATCGGCAAGAATGTATGGATAGGTGCAGGCGTGATGATATTACCTAATTCTTCTATATCTATAGGAGACGGTGCCGTTATTGCGGCAGGTTCTATCGTAACAACTAATATACCTGAGTATGCTATTGCAGGAGGTAGACCTGCGAAAATAGCAGGTTTTCGAGAATAAAAACATATTTGATGATATAAAAAAATTCTATGCTAAGAGATATTCAACACCTAAGAATCAACACTACAAACTTAAGAGCACTTTTAATGTTTGTTGGAAGTCTTAGTTTGTCGATGGAATATCTTTTAAGTTTACTGAGTGGCAAGGATATGCGTTTTTCTTTAAACTGGATGGTTTTTCCATTTTTAATATTACTTGATTTCTGCTTGAATCCAAGTAGATATTTCAGACCAAAAGTATTAAAATGGGCTATTCTGTTAGCGCTACCTTTAATAATATTTTATGTTTCCGGCAATGATGCAAATGTCCCGGAAGAAATGTCACGATTTAGTCTTGTTAAAGCAGGCTTAAATGCCGTTCTTATTTTTTTCTTTTATATGCTTAATAGTGAAATATCTCAAAATCGCAAGATGATAATATATGGATTATTATTAGGCGCTACGTTTGGAATAGCTTTTCAGTTTACCACTATATTCGGAATTCTTCCCGAAGGAGCAATTAGCACACTTAAGGGATTACATGTTGACATACTCCGAGTAGGAAAATTAGGAGGAGACCCCAATCAGTCTGTAATATATGTTTTAAGCACCGGAGCTTTTATTTCATATATATATTATACCAATAAAATACGAAATCAAATGTTATTGGCTTACATACTAAGCATTGTCTTAATCCTCTTTGTGGCTTCAACGGGTTCCAGGTCGGGACAAATTGTTACGGTGTGTATGCTATTTTTGTCTTTTTCAATGTCCTGGCATAACATTCCAAATAATTCCAAAAGAAAAATTGTTTTTTTAGTAT encodes the following:
- a CDS encoding SAF domain-containing protein — protein: TEKIKKSREFSRSLFVVRDIKAGEVFTEKNIRSIRPGYGLHPKYLKDIIGRKAKKDIKKGTPLSYKLIIQK
- a CDS encoding oligosaccharide flippase family protein; protein product: MKKQLSKNVIVNTISVIWRMLIGFVIMPLMVKNLHQDGYGVWVLVVSFTIFGYLNIVEFGIGTSVIKFVAEHIALKRTDKINQTISAALIFYFGLGILSAIGLLIFKDIAFFKLFKIPKEFIRPTNILLYMMALKAIIDFPTQAISSALEGFQRYDIWRSLEILRDTLQAIATVILLFSGKGLVELGMLLLGISIFNLISCIITVKHLFPPWRLIIKVPYEIIRNMAIFSSKIFAIRINAIVYNGMDKVIISTIIGVGALTNYAIAQRIQSLGNTAMSLVSLVLVPTASMLFALKDIPKLQQTFIRATKYTMALCVPLTLALMILAKPLIYYWIGQEYVYIYRMARLFLSYLLVYSIVPVAYNMLIGIGKIGALLRIQIISTLINLLISIFITYKIGITGVIWGTIIGTSFAIIPYLSIALKTFKLKWTLFLQGTTLKVYPASFLSAGLLLIFSKIAPPHSIIEVGMYFAGFEIIFFSIFIILGLDKIERNFVIDNVRLQISSIKHSLKK
- a CDS encoding CDP-glycerol glycerophosphotransferase family protein → MKVLFIEHYFEQDMEALMFERNVIHEFRYVSANYFALKARKIFPDIVFNGLEEYCKPKYRLARYKWRQKAFKLFRELYKIYPFDIVIAPSDSFFYIRDLITASKKWRIPFIVAQKETTIAPGTMRTHSKEVGMFCPFISDYMTVCSERHKEFWLKSGASDDKIEVTGQPRFDFYKNQKKWLLLDQLGISLNPKLKTILFFTYELDAYSPDGQKIWEDLRTDTEKILADLAKNNLFNIIIKPHPQHNLEDIEFFSSRLQSLCGSVWKKSIFVADRKMDARQLIVNSDIVIAFQSTALLESLISGKRVLYTYWGQGQKIEKVKKFILPFYDYSKIMECVNSPSELKQALLQDSHLQMNKEILKKRMDAFKEYLGPLDGKSSERTWQAIEKVTDSYYSLNRDWEQFHNSFRYGYRAYCIREMFIASIAKSLWLFVLSISKKIFKSNINHIITRAERQGKRIMECKNAIGNPSKQSEELVGHIDEEITTFIKNKFRLSQKLS
- a CDS encoding acyltransferase gives rise to the protein MLFLNNMFQHLIKCSKGFLFMFYTTVFTLITHTRVSFSSSLYIGAHARLILARGARILRYAFIDVRRRATLHIGKGSLIGRGCEIIVDETASCYIGDNVSIGSFSNIRCNKKIEIGSGTLIAQFVSIIGGQYKYKKKDIPIVKQGFTTWDVIIGKNVWIGAGVMILPNSSISIGDGAVIAAGSIVTTNIPEYAIAGGRPAKIAGFRE